The segment CACTTTATGACATAAGCTATAATGCATCCAAGCAGCAGTGCTGAAAATAATGATGCCTGTAAATGGCATATAAAAAAGCACAACACTCAGCATTCCGAATACCACAAGTATAACTGCTGTTATATGAATATTCATCATGGAAAGCAGCAGAGAATTTTTTAATGCCGTTTTTGTTGGCAGTTTATAATGGGAGATCATCGGAAAAATATAAAATAAAGTGGTCAAAAAGAGGAAACTGACCAATAAAACAGGCACCGTCATCACTATTTTCAGCAGTGATTGGTCTTGGTTCAAATAAAAATAGTTAAAAAACAGCACGGCAAGCAAGACTGCCATAATGGCACCGATTGTTATGCTCTGCCTGAAATTTTCCTTGAAATAATGAAAATAGTTGCGGACAACGCTCGTATCACCGTTGACTTTCCATTGCCTGATCACACTGTACATCGCACTGGTTGCTGGTGCA is part of the Niallia taxi genome and harbors:
- a CDS encoding YesL family protein; translated protein: MNIIDSKFYSVIDKLSNLFILNIFWLLSCLPLFTIAPATSAMYSVIRQWKVNGDTSVVRNYFHYFKENFRQSITIGAIMAVLLAVLFFNYFYLNQDQSLLKIVMTVPVLLVSFLFLTTLFYIFPMISHYKLPTKTALKNSLLLSMMNIHITAVILVVFGMLSVVLFYMPFTGIIIFSTAAWMHYSLCHKVFAKMDEAKQSIIIEGP